One Tautonia rosea genomic window carries:
- a CDS encoding PEP-CTERM sorting domain-containing protein yields MRPLTFAPLTRRMRLVLGILALVLGGVFPRARAESLPIYSVVDLGPMDGLAWSKGLAINATGQVAGTAQTPGSSQAFLGSPGGSVQILGSLAGESGKSQGLGIGDGGVVVGVSDFGHGSRRAFRSNGGGMVNLGTLSGGSWSEAVAINAGGEIAGHGNREDGRTVAFRITSEGTFVELGSLEGGLSSRAYGINALGHVVGESVDWFGVRRAFVADDQGMHAVGTLPGGGGSVARAINDDGLITGHATDASGRDMAFLGRPGALVALGLLPGGRSSYGLGINNLGDVVGHVAGSLGSRAFLWDATEGMVDLNHLIDPNSGWLLQAASGINDAGMIVGTGLKDGITRAFLLKLKTAGPPDPSGGTTLRATPEPGSLVMVLLGASGAGAWTWLRRRRSISRRIRSG; encoded by the coding sequence ATGCGACCCCTTACGTTTGCACCGCTGACCCGGCGGATGCGGCTGGTCCTGGGCATCCTGGCTCTGGTGCTGGGAGGTGTCTTTCCACGCGCTCGGGCGGAGTCGTTGCCGATTTACTCGGTGGTGGATCTGGGTCCGATGGACGGCTTGGCCTGGAGCAAGGGCCTGGCGATCAACGCGACGGGTCAGGTGGCCGGGACGGCGCAGACTCCGGGGTCATCGCAGGCATTCCTGGGATCGCCGGGTGGCTCGGTTCAGATTCTCGGCTCGCTCGCCGGAGAGTCTGGTAAGAGTCAGGGACTGGGGATCGGCGACGGTGGGGTTGTGGTCGGGGTCAGCGACTTTGGTCATGGCTCGCGACGCGCGTTTCGATCGAATGGCGGAGGCATGGTGAATCTGGGAACGCTCTCTGGCGGGTCCTGGAGTGAGGCGGTCGCCATCAACGCGGGGGGTGAGATCGCCGGTCACGGCAACCGCGAGGATGGCCGGACTGTGGCGTTCCGAATCACGAGCGAAGGAACGTTTGTCGAGCTGGGAAGTCTGGAAGGGGGTCTGTCGAGCCGGGCCTACGGGATCAACGCTCTCGGGCACGTCGTGGGAGAGTCGGTCGATTGGTTTGGCGTGCGTCGGGCCTTTGTGGCGGATGATCAGGGCATGCACGCCGTGGGGACGCTTCCCGGAGGTGGTGGCAGCGTGGCCCGCGCGATCAACGACGACGGCCTGATCACCGGGCATGCCACCGATGCCTCAGGACGCGACATGGCCTTTCTCGGTCGTCCCGGAGCCCTGGTGGCACTCGGGCTATTGCCCGGTGGACGATCGAGCTATGGCCTGGGGATCAACAACCTCGGAGACGTGGTTGGCCACGTGGCGGGAAGCCTTGGCTCGCGGGCCTTCTTGTGGGACGCGACTGAAGGCATGGTGGACCTGAACCACCTGATCGACCCCAATTCGGGATGGCTCCTGCAAGCGGCCTCGGGCATCAACGACGCGGGGATGATCGTCGGGACTGGCTTGAAGGACGGCATTACCCGGGCCTTTTTGCTCAAACTGAAGACGGCGGGACCACCCGATCCGTCTGGAGGAACGACGCTCCGAGCAACTCCGGAACCGGGATCGCTGGTCATGGTGTTGTTGGGTGCCTCAGGTGCCGGAGCGTGGACCTGGCTCCGTCGGCGGCGGTCAATCAGCCGACGGATTAGATCCGGGTGA
- the dprA gene encoding DNA-processing protein DprA has protein sequence MPDPDSGDDRSLLDLLCLAMIPGIGPLTSRALLEHFGSAAKVLSASLSDLKRVPGVGPKLAEKIVSARRELDPEVELERCRQRGVRPIPFDDPEYPEPLRSIADPPALLYVRGTLLPTDSLAIALVGARKATPYGMRIAERLAGSLARVGLTVVSGLARGIDAAAHRGALRAGGRTIGVLGNGLGSIYPPEHAELAAEVAASGAVVSEQPMEQKPLAGLFPQRNRLIAGLCLGVVVVEAAPRSGSLSSAHHAMEQNREVFAVPGPIDSITSRGCHALIRDGARLVETVDDILEELGPLARAVSVSQEPEAPEVRHPAELSLTDHERAVLGHLDDLPRGIDELIVRTGLAPSQVMATMAILEMRRLIRRNAGNQFTRI, from the coding sequence GTGCCCGACCCCGATTCCGGCGACGATCGCTCCCTGCTTGATCTGCTCTGCCTGGCGATGATTCCCGGCATCGGCCCCCTGACCAGCCGCGCCCTGCTCGAACATTTCGGCAGCGCTGCTAAGGTTCTCTCGGCCTCCCTGTCCGACTTGAAACGGGTGCCCGGCGTCGGCCCGAAGCTGGCCGAGAAAATCGTCTCGGCCCGTCGGGAACTCGATCCCGAGGTCGAACTCGAACGCTGCCGGCAACGAGGGGTTCGGCCCATTCCGTTCGATGACCCCGAGTACCCGGAGCCGTTGAGGTCAATCGCCGATCCCCCCGCCTTGCTCTACGTTCGGGGAACCTTGCTGCCGACCGATTCGCTCGCGATCGCCCTGGTCGGCGCCCGGAAGGCAACCCCCTACGGCATGAGGATCGCCGAGCGTCTGGCCGGATCGCTCGCCCGGGTCGGCCTGACGGTTGTTTCGGGACTGGCGAGAGGTATCGACGCCGCCGCCCACCGGGGGGCGCTGCGTGCCGGGGGCCGAACGATCGGCGTGCTCGGCAACGGCCTGGGATCGATCTATCCTCCCGAGCACGCCGAACTCGCCGCCGAGGTCGCCGCCTCGGGAGCGGTGGTCAGCGAACAGCCGATGGAGCAGAAGCCGCTCGCCGGCCTCTTCCCCCAGCGCAACCGCCTGATTGCCGGGCTTTGCCTCGGGGTGGTGGTGGTCGAGGCAGCTCCTCGGAGCGGCTCCCTCTCCTCAGCTCACCACGCGATGGAACAGAACCGCGAGGTTTTCGCCGTCCCTGGCCCGATTGACAGCATCACGAGCCGAGGCTGCCATGCCTTGATTCGAGACGGTGCCCGGCTCGTCGAAACCGTGGACGACATCCTTGAAGAACTTGGTCCACTGGCTCGGGCCGTTTCCGTATCCCAGGAGCCCGAAGCTCCCGAGGTCCGCCACCCGGCCGAGCTGTCCCTGACCGACCACGAGCGCGCGGTGCTCGGCCACCTCGACGACCTTCCCCGAGGGATTGATGAGTTGATTGTCCGGACCGGCCTCGCCCCGTCTCAGGTCATGGCCACGATGGCGATTCTGGAGATGCGTCGCCTGATCCGACGCAACGCAGGCAACCAGTTCACCCGGATCTAA